Proteins co-encoded in one Ziziphus jujuba cultivar Dongzao chromosome 9, ASM3175591v1 genomic window:
- the LOC107426279 gene encoding uncharacterized protein LOC107426279, which translates to MEKIQHSTIKTNGINMHIASIGTGPAVLLLHGFPELWYSWRHQLLSLSYLGYRAIAPDLRGFGDSDAPPLPASYTGLHIVGDLVGLLDHLGIDQVFLAGHDWGAVIAWYFSLFRPDRVKAVIILSVPYWPRNPAVKFVEGFRNLFGDDYYICRFQEPGEAEKVFASQDIEKLFEKVLTIGPDPRCVSKALGFGDFEAPGPLPSWLSPDDVKFYATTFKETGFTGGLNYYRSLDLTWDLTAAWTGAQIKVPAKFISGDQDIVYNIPGIKEYIHNGGFNRDVPSLEVVVMEGVGHFINQEKPDQVTAHIYEFIKKF; encoded by the exons atggAAAAGATACAGCACTCAACGATTAAAACAAATGGGATAAACATGCACATCGCCTCAATCGGAACAGGACCGGCGGTGCTCTTGCTTCACGGCTTCCCCGAGCTCTGGTACTCGTGGCGTCACCAGCTCCTCTCCCTCTCCTACCTCGGTTACCGTGCTATTGCTCCGGACCTCCGCGGCTTCGGCGACTCCGACGCCCCCCCATTACCGGCTTCCTACACTGGCCTACACATTGTGGGCGATCTTGTGGGACTTCTTGACCACCTGGGTATCGACCAGGTCTTCTTGGCGGGCCACGACTGGGGAGCCGTGATCGCTTGGTATTTCAGCTTGTTCAGACCTGACAGGGTCAAGGCCGTGATTATCTTGAGCGTCCCTTACTGGCCAAGGAACCCAGCAGTCAAATTTGTTGAGGGGTTCAGGAATTTGTTTGGTGATGATTACTATATCTGCAGGTTTCAg GAACCCGGAGAGGCTGAAAAAGTTTTTGCTTCTCAAGATATTGAAAAACTGTTCGAGAAAGTCTTAACTATTGGTCCAGATCCTCGATGCGTATCCAAAGCATTAGGATTCGGAGATTTTGAAGCTCCAGGTCCTTTGCCCTCTTGGCTGTCACCAGATGACGTCAAATTCTATGCCACCACATTCAAAGAGACCGGCTTTACTGGAGGATTGAACTATTATCGATCGCTTGATCT AACTTGGGATCTCACAGCAGCATGGACTGGAGCACAAATCAAAGTGCCGGCGAAGTTCATCTCGGGGGATCAGGATATCGTGTACAATATTCCGGGCATCAAGGAATATATACACAACGGCGGGTTCAACAGAGACGTACCCTCCTTGGAAGTGGTTGTAATGGAAGGAGTAGGTCACTTTATCAACCAAGAAAAACCAGACCAAGTCACCGCTCACATTTACGAATTCATCAAGAAGTTCTGA
- the LOC107405967 gene encoding uncharacterized protein LOC107405967 produces the protein MEKIQHSTIKTNGINMHIASIGTGPPVLLLHGFPELWYSWRHQLLSLSSLGYRAIAPDLRGFGDSDAPPSPASYTAPFIVGDLVGLLDHLGIDQVFLVGHDWGAAVAWYFSLFRPDRVKAVINLSVPYLPRNPAGKFVEGFRALFGDDYYFCRFQESGEAEKDFASQDTKILFKKFLTSFGPVPLCISKELGFRGLKAPDALPSWLSEDDIDYYATKFDKTGFTGGLNYYRSFDLTWDLTAAWTGAQIKVPAKFIVGDQDIVYNIPGIKEYIHNGGFNRDVPFLQEVVVMEGVAHFINQEKPDEVTTHIYDFIKKF, from the exons atggAAAAGATACAGCACTCAACGATTAAAACAAATGGGATAAACATGCACATCGCCTCAATCGGAACAGGTCCGCCGGTGCTCTTGCTTCACGGCTTCCCCGAGCTCTGGTACTCGTGGCGCCACCAGCTCCTCTCCCTCTCCTCCCTCGGTTACCGTGCTATTGCTCCGGATCTCCGGGGCTTCGGCGACTCCGACGCGCCCCCATCTCCGGCTTCCTACACTGCCCCATTCATTGTGGGCGATCTCGTGGGCCTTCTTGACCATCTGGGCATCGACCAGGTCTTCTTGGTGGGCCACGACTGGGGAGCTGCGGTCGCTTGGTATTTTAGCTTGTTCAGGCCCGACAGAGTCAAGGCCGTGATTAACTTGAGCGTCCCTTACTTGCCCAGGAACCCAGCAGGCAAATTTGTTGAAGGCTTCAGAGCTTTGTTTGGCGATGATTACTATTTCTGCAGGTTTCAG GAATCTGGAGAGGCTGAAAAAGATTTTGCTTCTCAAGATACTAAAATACTGTTCAAGAAATTCTTAACAAGTTTTGGTCCAGTTCCTCTATGCATATCCAAAGAATTAGGTTTCAGAGGCTTAAAAGCTCCAGATGCTTTGCCCTCTTGGCTGTCGGAAGATGACATCGATTACTATGCCACCAAATTCGACAAGACCGGCTTCACTGGAGGATTGAACTATTATCGATCTTTTGATCT AACTTGGGATCTCACAGCAGCATGGACTGGAGCACAAATCAAAGTGCCGGCAAAGTTCATCGTGGGGGATCAAGATATCGTGTACAATATTCCGGGCATCAAGGAATATATACACAACGGCGGGTTCAACAGAGACGTACCCTTCTTGCAAGAAGTGGTTGTAATGGAAGGAGTGGCTCACTTTATCAACCAAGAAAAACCAGACGAAGTCACCACTCACATCTACGATTTCATCAAGAAGTTCTGA